CAGGGCGACGGCGGGCACGGCGGGGACACCGCGCTGCTCGCGCCCCCGGCGGCGCCGCCCGCGAAGCCCCGGCGGGCGCGGGGGCCGCTCGCCCTGCTCGCCGCCGTCGCGATCGTGGCGGCGGCCGTGGGCGGCGGCACCGCCTACGCCTTCCAGGAGCTGACCGGCACCGACCAGGTCGCCTCAAGCTCCACCAGCACCACCGTGGTGCCCTCCAGCAAGAAGGGCGACATCGCGGCCATCGCCGCCGCCGTCAGCCCGAGCATCGTCGAGATCAACGCCACCTCGAACTCCGGTGAGTCCACCGGGTCCGGCGTGATCATCACCAGCGACGGCGAGATCGTCACCAACAACCACGTCGTCTCCGGCGCCTCCACGATCAAGGTGCGCACCAGCGACGGCAAGAGCTACACCGCGAAGGTCGTCGGCACCGACAGCAAGAAGGACCTCGCCCTGATCAAGCTGGAGAACGCCTCCGGCCTCAAGACGGCCACCCTCGGCAACTCCGCGGGGCTCCAGGTCGGTGACACCGTCGTGGCGATCGGCTCCCCCGAGGGCCTGACCGGCACCGTCACCAGCGGCATCGTCTCCGCCCTCGACCGGGACGTCACCGTCTCCACCGACGAGAGCCAGAGCCAGGGGCAGGGCGGCCAGGGCGGCAGCGGGCAGTGGCCGTTCGAGTTCGGCGGCCGGCAGTTCAACGGCGACACCGGCTCCTCCACCACCACGTACAAGGCGATCCAGACCGACGCCTCGCTCAACCCCGGCAACTCCGGCGGCGCCCTGATCGACATGAACGGCAACATCATCGGTATCAACTCCGCGATGTACTCGGCCAGTTCGTCCAGCTCCTCGTCCTCGTCGGACGCCGGGAGCGTCGGCCTCGGCTTCGCGATCCCCGTCAACACCGTCAAGTCCGACCTGGCCGCGCTGCGGGCCGGCGGGTCCGACAGCTGAACCCCGGCACCACGGGCAGCCGGGAGCACGTCATGATCCAGCAGGTGTCCCACCGGGCCGCGCGCGCCGGGCGGGCTCCCGCACGGGCCGCGAAACGTGCGAGGCTGACAGAGACCGCCCCCTACCGCCGCACCCCGAGGAACCACGACCGATGAGCCCCGCCGATGGCGACCGTGACCCGCAGCGCATCCTGATCGTCGACGACGAGCCGGCCGTGCGCGAAGCACTCCAGCGCAGCCTCGCCTTCGAGGGGTACGACACCGAGGTCGCGGTGGACGGCGCGGACGCCCTGGAGAAGGCCACCGCCTACCAGCCCGACCTGGTCGTCCTCGACATCCAGATGCCGCGCATGGACGGCCTGACCGCCGCCCGCCGGATGCGGGGCGCGGGCACCACCACACCCATCCTGATGCTGACCGCCCGCGACACCGTCGGCGACCGGGTGACGGGCCTCGACGCGGGGGCCGACGACTACCTCGTCAAGCCGTTCGAGCTGGACGAGCTGTTCGCCCGCATCCGCGCCCTGCTGCGCCGCAGCTCCTACGCGGCGGCCGTGGCGGGCGCCGTCCAGGAGGACGAGGCGCTCACCTTCGGCGACCTGCGCATGGACCTCGCCACCCGCGAGGTCACCCGCGCCGGACGCCCGGTGGAGCTGACCCGCACCGAGTTCACGCTCCTGGAGATGTTCCTCGCGCACCCGCGCCAGGTCCTCACCCGTGAGCAGATCCTGAAGGCCGTCTGGGGCTTCGACTTCGAACCGTCGTCCAATTCGCTCGACGTGTACGTCATGTACCTGCGCCGCAAGACCGAGGCGGGCGGCGAGCCGCGTCTGGTACACACCGTGCGGGGCGTCGGGTACGTGCTGCGCCAGGGCGGCGCCGAGTGAGCAAGGTCGGCCGCCGCTTCCGCGCCCTGCCGATCAGGGCGCGGCTGTCGCTGCTGGTCGCCGCCGCGGTGGCGTTCGCGGTGGCCGCGGTGTCGGTGACCTGCTGGTTCATCGTGCAGGGGAAGCTGTACGACCAGCTCAACAACGACCTCCAGCGCGGGATGCGCGGCCCCGGCCAGATCCAGCAGGCCGAGATCGCCATCAACAACTGCTCCGAGTCGCCGCAGGGCAACGGGTTCTTCCGCAACAACTACTCGCAGGTGGTCACGGAGACCGGCCGGGTCTGC
The sequence above is a segment of the Streptomyces griseoviridis genome. Coding sequences within it:
- a CDS encoding response regulator transcription factor, coding for MSPADGDRDPQRILIVDDEPAVREALQRSLAFEGYDTEVAVDGADALEKATAYQPDLVVLDIQMPRMDGLTAARRMRGAGTTTPILMLTARDTVGDRVTGLDAGADDYLVKPFELDELFARIRALLRRSSYAAAVAGAVQEDEALTFGDLRMDLATREVTRAGRPVELTRTEFTLLEMFLAHPRQVLTREQILKAVWGFDFEPSSNSLDVYVMYLRRKTEAGGEPRLVHTVRGVGYVLRQGGAE
- a CDS encoding S1C family serine protease, with translation MTESFRRSGEDEHPYQGAEQHSQQQAASPVSPEWPPPPAHRPAPAPGYEAQAGYPGQAAYGAPGGYGGHGGHGSHGDDGQGDGGHGGDTALLAPPAAPPAKPRRARGPLALLAAVAIVAAAVGGGTAYAFQELTGTDQVASSSTSTTVVPSSKKGDIAAIAAAVSPSIVEINATSNSGESTGSGVIITSDGEIVTNNHVVSGASTIKVRTSDGKSYTAKVVGTDSKKDLALIKLENASGLKTATLGNSAGLQVGDTVVAIGSPEGLTGTVTSGIVSALDRDVTVSTDESQSQGQGGQGGSGQWPFEFGGRQFNGDTGSSTTTYKAIQTDASLNPGNSGGALIDMNGNIIGINSAMYSASSSSSSSSSDAGSVGLGFAIPVNTVKSDLAALRAGGSDS